Proteins from a genomic interval of Erwinia sp. SLM-02:
- the eco gene encoding serine protease inhibitor ecotin, with protein MNKLFSTFSILMLATSVSAMADAGSRPEGDPGAQPLEKIAPYPKAKPGMTRQVITLPPKDNEQDLKVELLIGKTLEVDCNRHMIGGTLKHETLSGWGYGYLVVDKLSEPASTMMACPNRAKEQKFIAASLGQDALQRYNSRLPIVVYVPKGVEVKYRIWQAAETVSQATEK; from the coding sequence ATGAATAAGCTATTTTCCACCTTTTCCATTCTGATGCTGGCGACCTCCGTGTCGGCGATGGCGGACGCCGGATCCCGGCCTGAGGGCGATCCCGGTGCGCAGCCGCTGGAAAAAATTGCCCCTTATCCGAAGGCGAAGCCGGGGATGACGCGTCAGGTTATTACGCTGCCGCCGAAGGACAATGAACAGGATCTGAAAGTGGAGCTGCTGATTGGTAAAACGCTGGAAGTGGACTGCAACCGGCATATGATCGGCGGCACGCTCAAGCACGAAACGCTGTCCGGCTGGGGCTATGGCTACCTGGTCGTTGATAAGCTTTCCGAACCGGCATCAACCATGATGGCCTGTCCGAACCGTGCAAAAGAGCAGAAATTCATCGCGGCCAGTCTGGGCCAGGATGCCCTCCAGCGCTATAACAGCCGCCTGCCGATCGTGGTTTATGTGCCTAAAGGCGTAGAGGTAAAATACCGCATCTGGCAGGCCGCCGAAACGGTCAGCCAGGCCACTGAAAAATAA
- a CDS encoding lysozyme inhibitor LprI family protein has protein sequence MVIRAALTGKSRLFMLTLVFFWNFSAQAASFDCQKAATPTERAICADSALSGQDQTIAEHYQQLVTLLPEAEKNALRNEQRSWLKQRNTCASDSASLNACLAQRLSLRDNELRTRLHQAQVALDAVIATIPTTPAQAAVQLRRYGNTPLAAAWLVYLHQFIPTSGVSQQDAQRAENTATTALAAQDSFAASILQDTRKDPKTSRNEAVLMLLRMTIEMSGYDADDRPYVHCFVFARQGDEAYQAFGPLYGSSRDGSAPICAPQGGLFKQEAWRQLRNQLTAPESAVSANAGTIRFASFAAWRILALRATLSPQSFLKPGQSPEQNDDPAQRIRDWTDEKNWPATQRQLTLAAIEPAQQATSQWLQLERGFSAADAPVAAQNIVRQWLNQHLDYLEENSDSE, from the coding sequence ATGGTAATACGCGCTGCCCTGACCGGAAAATCCCGTCTTTTCATGCTGACGCTAGTGTTCTTCTGGAACTTTTCAGCACAGGCGGCCTCTTTCGACTGCCAGAAAGCAGCGACGCCAACAGAGCGGGCAATCTGCGCCGATAGCGCACTCAGCGGTCAGGATCAGACAATTGCTGAGCACTATCAGCAACTGGTTACCCTTCTCCCCGAGGCGGAAAAAAATGCCCTGCGCAACGAACAGCGCAGCTGGCTTAAGCAGCGCAATACCTGCGCCAGCGACAGCGCATCGCTGAACGCCTGCCTGGCTCAGCGCCTGAGCCTGCGGGATAACGAACTCCGTACCCGGCTGCATCAGGCGCAGGTCGCACTGGATGCGGTGATTGCCACGATCCCGACAACGCCGGCTCAGGCTGCGGTTCAGCTCCGCCGCTACGGCAATACGCCGCTGGCGGCGGCCTGGCTGGTGTATCTGCATCAGTTCATCCCCACCAGCGGCGTCAGCCAGCAGGATGCGCAGCGTGCGGAAAACACCGCCACGACGGCCCTCGCGGCGCAGGACAGCTTTGCCGCCTCGATTTTGCAGGATACGCGTAAAGATCCAAAAACCTCGCGCAATGAAGCCGTCCTGATGCTGCTGCGGATGACGATTGAGATGAGTGGCTACGACGCAGACGACAGGCCTTACGTTCACTGCTTTGTTTTTGCCCGTCAGGGCGACGAGGCCTATCAGGCGTTTGGCCCACTGTACGGCTCCAGCCGCGACGGCTCTGCGCCAATCTGCGCCCCTCAGGGCGGCCTGTTTAAGCAGGAGGCCTGGCGGCAGCTGCGCAATCAGCTGACCGCACCGGAAAGCGCCGTCAGCGCTAACGCCGGCACCATCCGCTTTGCCAGCTTTGCCGCCTGGCGCATTCTTGCCCTGCGCGCCACGCTGTCGCCGCAGAGCTTCCTGAAACCCGGGCAGAGCCCGGAGCAGAACGACGACCCGGCGCAGCGCATCCGCGACTGGACCGACGAGAAAAACTGGCCTGCCACCCAGCGCCAGCTGACGCTGGCCGCGATTGAACCCGCTCAGCAGGCGACCAGCCAGTGGCTGCAGCTGGAGCGGGGTTTCTCAGCCGCGGATGCGCCTGTTGCCGCACAGAATATCGTCCGCCAGTGGCTTAACCAGCATCTGGACTATCTTGAAGAGAACAGCGATAGCGAATAA
- a CDS encoding YceI family protein translates to MTRIATLLAVGLLTSPMLYATPLTYRVSSTRTDIALSWNAFGNTFSQARLNGVTGEVRLDPGHDFNDHISVNIPVATLKASNDMLTWELKSRMFFDAIRYRSIHFTSTRVVDKGNGQFRIFGILQVKDVQRPVILEATLAEKEANASAKNLTLYATTTISRAAFNMDRLAVVVDDRIKIDIALRAQLASGETPGSP, encoded by the coding sequence ATGACTCGCATCGCCACGCTGCTGGCTGTTGGGCTGCTGACCAGCCCGATGCTGTACGCAACGCCGCTCACCTATCGGGTATCGTCCACCCGGACCGATATTGCACTTTCATGGAATGCCTTCGGAAACACGTTTTCTCAGGCCCGGCTGAACGGGGTCACCGGCGAGGTCAGGCTGGATCCCGGCCATGACTTCAATGACCATATCAGCGTGAACATTCCCGTAGCCACGCTGAAAGCCTCTAACGATATGCTGACCTGGGAGCTCAAAAGCCGGATGTTTTTTGACGCCATTCGCTATCGTTCGATTCATTTTACCAGCACCCGGGTGGTGGATAAGGGCAACGGCCAGTTCCGGATTTTTGGCATACTGCAGGTCAAAGACGTGCAGCGGCCGGTAATACTGGAGGCCACGCTGGCGGAAAAGGAAGCCAACGCGTCGGCAAAAAATCTGACGCTCTATGCCACCACCACCATTTCACGCGCTGCTTTTAATATGGATCGGCTGGCGGTGGTGGTGGACGACCGCATTAAGATTGATATCGCGTTAAGGGCGCAGCTGGCGTCGGGAGAGACTCCCGGGAGCCCCTGA
- a CDS encoding oxidoreductase, with the protein MSEYPAIALIGPGAIGTTIAAALHEAGRTPTICGRTAHDSLLLRVDDRRIDVPGPVLTDPSAVQHHYDLVFVAVKSTQVAEAAPWLAALCSEKTVVCVLQNGVEQRALFAPWLSARQILPSVVWFPAQREAGNVVWLRGSPRITVPDVPESRLVLEALRGTRCEVEVTADFATVAWRKLMQNALAGLMVLTGRRAGMFSRIDITGLSLALLQECLAVARAEGATLGDEVPQEILAWFHRAPADLSTSILTDREAGRPLEWDCRNGVIQRRGQAHGIATPIADLIVPLLAAASDGPG; encoded by the coding sequence ATGTCTGAATATCCTGCTATCGCACTTATCGGCCCGGGTGCGATTGGCACCACCATCGCGGCGGCGCTGCATGAAGCAGGCCGTACCCCCACGATCTGTGGCCGCACCGCCCACGACAGTCTGCTGCTGCGAGTTGATGACCGCCGCATCGACGTTCCCGGGCCGGTCCTGACCGATCCTTCAGCCGTACAGCATCATTACGATCTGGTGTTCGTGGCGGTGAAATCCACCCAGGTCGCCGAGGCAGCACCGTGGCTGGCCGCCTTGTGCAGCGAAAAAACGGTGGTCTGCGTGCTGCAAAACGGCGTTGAACAGCGCGCGCTTTTTGCGCCCTGGCTCTCTGCCCGCCAGATCCTGCCTTCGGTGGTGTGGTTCCCCGCGCAGCGCGAGGCGGGAAATGTGGTGTGGTTACGCGGCAGCCCGCGGATCACCGTGCCGGACGTGCCGGAAAGCCGTCTGGTGCTGGAGGCGCTGCGCGGAACCCGCTGTGAGGTCGAAGTCACCGCGGATTTCGCAACGGTGGCCTGGCGCAAGCTGATGCAAAACGCGCTGGCGGGCCTGATGGTACTGACCGGCCGCCGCGCAGGGATGTTTTCCCGCATTGATATCACCGGACTGTCGCTCGCCCTGCTGCAGGAGTGCCTGGCGGTGGCACGTGCAGAGGGTGCCACGCTGGGTGATGAGGTTCCGCAGGAGATCCTGGCCTGGTTCCACCGCGCGCCGGCCGATCTCAGTACCTCGATCCTGACCGACCGCGAGGCGGGTCGGCCGCTGGAATGGGATTGCCGCAACGGGGTGATCCAGCGACGCGGGCAGGCGCACGGTATCGCCACGCCGATCGCCGACCTTATCGTGCCGCTGCTGGCCGCCGCCAGCGATGGCCCCGGATGA
- a CDS encoding helix-turn-helix transcriptional regulator has translation MTARDEKSQLIGQLSAIMDAFSSVSGRHIEVVLHDLSRPESSVIKIINGHVSGRKPGSPLLAAPENDRGFLGLLNQPASPTGGEPTVFAGYPTTSPQGTPLHSSTVFFNDAHGKPQLSLCFNADNSAIDAAREALAILLPQPPQEKPDREAGLEEKLDEVIRACIPPTGHLRTGATKQEKVEIVRQMQNRGMFLVRGGVEKAAKVLGVTRYTVYNYLDQIKKMS, from the coding sequence ATGACTGCCCGCGACGAAAAATCACAGCTGATCGGCCAACTCAGCGCAATCATGGACGCTTTTTCGTCCGTTTCAGGCCGCCATATTGAGGTCGTGCTGCACGATCTTTCCCGGCCGGAATCGTCGGTGATCAAAATCATCAACGGCCACGTTTCCGGCAGAAAACCGGGCAGCCCGCTGCTGGCTGCGCCGGAAAACGACCGGGGGTTTCTTGGCCTGCTCAATCAACCGGCTTCCCCCACGGGCGGCGAACCGACGGTATTCGCCGGCTATCCGACGACCAGCCCCCAGGGAACTCCCCTGCACAGCTCAACGGTTTTTTTCAACGATGCGCACGGCAAGCCTCAGCTGTCACTCTGTTTTAACGCCGATAACAGTGCCATCGACGCGGCGCGTGAAGCCCTGGCGATTTTGCTTCCTCAGCCGCCGCAGGAAAAGCCGGATCGGGAGGCCGGACTGGAAGAAAAGCTGGATGAGGTGATTCGCGCCTGCATACCTCCCACCGGGCACCTGCGGACCGGCGCCACTAAACAGGAGAAGGTGGAGATTGTTCGCCAGATGCAAAACCGGGGAATGTTTCTGGTTCGCGGCGGCGTTGAGAAAGCGGCAAAGGTGCTGGGCGTAACCCGCTATACCGTTTATAACTATCTTGACCAGATCAAAAAAATGTCCTGA
- a CDS encoding alanyl-tRNA editing protein gives MTSKLYLSSDSLSAVTTVLSCTPAEEGQFHLRLAETLFHPQGGGQPSDRGEIGPARVVGVFLDNEEVVHVTDRPLAVGEWLMAVDEAHRQLTTRLHSAGHLIAAVGEARGWTAIKGNHRPGEGRVVFESPVAGHAAPEADSLRAAVNALVRQALPRRQDISGGVRRITWGDLPLYSCGGTHVASTDRVGEVVINSVKFRKGQLSVSYSLAEQGLLTVEQAS, from the coding sequence ATGACCAGCAAACTTTACCTTTCAAGCGACAGCCTCAGCGCAGTCACGACCGTTCTTTCCTGCACGCCGGCGGAGGAAGGGCAGTTTCATCTCCGGCTGGCGGAAACGCTGTTTCATCCTCAGGGCGGCGGGCAGCCCTCCGATCGGGGGGAGATTGGTCCTGCCCGGGTCGTTGGCGTTTTTCTGGATAATGAAGAGGTGGTGCACGTGACCGATCGACCCCTGGCCGTCGGGGAATGGCTGATGGCGGTGGATGAGGCCCATCGGCAGTTAACGACCCGCCTGCACTCGGCCGGGCATTTAATTGCCGCCGTGGGTGAGGCCCGGGGCTGGACGGCGATTAAGGGCAACCACCGCCCGGGTGAAGGACGGGTGGTGTTTGAATCCCCGGTCGCCGGGCACGCCGCACCCGAGGCGGACTCTTTGCGCGCTGCCGTCAACGCACTGGTCAGGCAGGCGCTGCCGCGCCGGCAGGATATCTCCGGCGGCGTTCGGCGTATTACCTGGGGCGATTTGCCGCTCTACAGCTGCGGCGGTACGCACGTCGCCAGTACCGATCGGGTTGGTGAGGTGGTGATAAACAGCGTGAAGTTTCGTAAGGGCCAGCTTTCCGTTTCGTACTCGCTGGCTGAACAGGGTTTGTTAACCGTCGAACAGGCATCCTGA